Proteins found in one Triticum aestivum cultivar Chinese Spring chromosome 4D, IWGSC CS RefSeq v2.1, whole genome shotgun sequence genomic segment:
- the LOC123098791 gene encoding mitochondrial inner membrane protease subunit 2 isoform X1, protein MGARSQLWSIAKMSVTGGVIGVTISDRYVTVVAIKGHSMHPTMTATDSALRGDIVLAEKACLDQYKFSRGDVILFKCPSNHKEVFVKRLIGLPGEWIQLPASSEIIKVPQGHCWVEGDNAARSWDSRSFGPLCTRNMWRLAVNSSKNWHQVVLNNLASFLEYVHFISL, encoded by the exons ATGGGAGCCCGCAGCCAGCTTTGGTCGATCGCCAAGATGTCGGTCACCGGGGGTGTAATCGGCGTCACCATTTCCGACCGCTACGTCACCGTGGTCGCGATAAAGGGTCATTCGATGCATCCCACCATGACGGCCACCGACAGCGCCTTGCGAG GTGACATCGTGTTAGCGGAGAAGGCCTGCCTCGACCAGTACAAATTCTCTCGTGGCGATGTGATTTTGTTCAA ATGCCCTAGTAATCATAAGGAAGTGTTCGTGAAGAGACTGATTGGCTTACCTGGTGAGTGGATACAGCTCCCCGCGTCTTCTGAGATAATTAAGGTCCCACAGGGGCATTGCTGGGTTGAAGGGGATAATGCTGCTAGAAGCTGGGATTCGAGGTCATTTGGTCCA CTTTGTACCAGAAATATGTGGAGACTTGCAGTCAACAGTTCTAAGAATTGGCATCAAGTGGTATTGAATAACCTGGCAAGCTTCCTGGAGTATGTCCATTTCAT